A genomic segment from candidate division KSB1 bacterium encodes:
- a CDS encoding helicase C-terminal domain-containing protein: MNNPAEVRAEIVEFLRRELVGPDPGYPAIQINREEILRPQDPPRLRYSAGVLFPMKAQVQQAEVATDEEVNAAESAPAEGDEPEEETSSNSARGELDEFPEQEVNRANEYLPSAMGLSALVLLPKFLKVKVSAGRYEKMAVSGLGRQDAKGNFLDHYWRSKIESEQLIDCSPFLVNKPVVAKYELETGSAESKLEFHLFSRLHVHGTNTDRERIITFTLINRNASETGKPKDENCFFQCHFEVMDADGGSCFLEYPERIGESEDEEEASLRLLYRHRKTFAVGHGCAANWPDGELTTTNRIWTETLPTYEVKPILPNEIEGLELAMQQLADEKDDKALQLCRRLADEYLAWIESREKEVRNPSFPTDLKNTAEKHLQKCRDCHKRIVTGVSLLQQPKIRRAFAWMNQAMLQQQVHYDLAANHKREWKARDGELVLEKSYQPPDLSNPGPTRGKWRPFQLAFILMNLRAMTQPDCDERKIVDLIWFPTGGGKTEAYLGLTAFTLFWRRITNPDNCGTTVLMRYTLRLLTTQQFQRAASLICACELIRRSHLEILGSAPISIGLWVGGEVTPNKQSEGDRSAVKALQKLLNGEPENLFILLNCPWCGAQMGPVKSGRGTKTPGYKLKAAPRRVEFCCEDQNCDFSGNDGLPVHVIDEAIYQHRPTLVIGTVDKFALLPWYPEARSLFGLDTAGAISPPDLIIQDELHLISGALGSMVGHYEGTLDALCTRDADGRKIPAKIVASTATICRAQEQVRALYAREVSLFPPQALRAGDSFFAIEKTEVPGRVYIGVFASALSSHVTAQIRVMAALLQAVKCCEVSDPALLDPYWTLMAYFNSLRELGHAATLIRADIREYLNAVWDRLNIRRPEPDSNEPDRRRFINRDLELTSRIQSVRISEALQQLFEPHTGESNERVVDVCLATNMIQVGLDVPRLGLMTVVGQPKTTSEYIQATSRVGRSDSGPGLVVTVYNVAKPRDRSHYEHFRSYHQSFYRWVEPTSVTPFAIPVLERALHAQIVTLARYWGDEEVRRRPQPAPPDALFQEIEKLILQRVQAVDPEEFDSTKKVLEEVVGNWRLIPPPLYGHFGPPLDQTPLMYPSGSQVRTEWDGRSLPTPSSMRNVDAGCEAGVVRNYIYNED, translated from the coding sequence ATGAACAATCCTGCGGAAGTCAGGGCGGAAATCGTCGAATTTCTGCGCCGTGAGCTTGTCGGCCCGGATCCGGGATATCCGGCCATCCAGATCAACCGCGAGGAAATCCTGCGGCCACAGGATCCGCCCCGGCTTCGTTACAGCGCCGGGGTTTTGTTTCCCATGAAGGCACAGGTCCAGCAGGCGGAAGTTGCAACCGATGAGGAGGTCAATGCGGCGGAAAGCGCTCCTGCCGAAGGGGATGAGCCGGAGGAGGAAACATCCTCAAACAGCGCACGCGGAGAACTCGATGAATTTCCCGAACAGGAAGTCAATCGTGCAAATGAATATTTGCCCAGCGCCATGGGCCTGAGTGCACTGGTGCTCTTGCCGAAATTTTTGAAAGTCAAAGTCAGTGCGGGCCGTTACGAAAAAATGGCTGTTTCAGGGCTTGGCAGACAGGACGCAAAAGGAAATTTTCTCGATCACTATTGGCGCAGCAAAATTGAAAGCGAGCAATTGATTGATTGCTCCCCTTTCCTGGTTAACAAGCCCGTCGTTGCAAAATATGAATTGGAAACCGGAAGTGCTGAATCAAAATTGGAATTCCACTTGTTCAGCCGCCTGCATGTTCATGGCACCAATACCGATCGCGAGCGAATCATCACCTTCACCCTGATCAATCGCAATGCTTCCGAAACCGGAAAGCCAAAGGATGAGAATTGCTTTTTCCAATGCCACTTCGAGGTGATGGATGCTGATGGTGGCTCCTGCTTTCTGGAATATCCCGAGCGAATCGGAGAAAGCGAGGATGAGGAAGAAGCCTCGCTCCGCTTGTTGTATCGACATCGGAAAACGTTTGCCGTGGGGCACGGCTGCGCCGCCAACTGGCCGGACGGTGAATTGACCACAACCAACAGAATCTGGACGGAAACCCTGCCGACTTATGAGGTGAAACCCATCCTTCCCAACGAGATCGAGGGCCTGGAGCTGGCGATGCAGCAACTCGCCGATGAGAAGGATGACAAGGCCTTGCAGCTCTGCCGCCGTCTCGCAGATGAATATCTTGCCTGGATCGAAAGCAGGGAGAAGGAAGTCCGGAATCCCTCCTTTCCTACAGACCTTAAAAACACTGCTGAAAAACATTTGCAAAAATGCCGTGACTGCCACAAGCGCATTGTAACCGGTGTATCGCTGCTTCAACAGCCGAAAATCCGCAGGGCCTTCGCATGGATGAATCAGGCGATGTTGCAGCAACAGGTGCATTACGATCTTGCCGCGAATCACAAACGCGAATGGAAAGCCAGGGACGGCGAGCTTGTTCTCGAAAAGTCGTACCAGCCTCCGGATTTGAGCAACCCCGGACCAACCAGGGGCAAATGGCGGCCGTTTCAACTGGCGTTCATCCTGATGAATCTGCGGGCCATGACTCAACCGGATTGCGATGAACGCAAAATCGTCGATCTCATCTGGTTTCCCACCGGCGGTGGCAAAACCGAGGCCTATCTGGGCTTGACTGCGTTTACCCTGTTTTGGCGGCGAATCACAAATCCGGACAACTGTGGCACCACCGTTCTAATGCGCTACACCCTGCGGCTGTTGACGACGCAGCAATTTCAGCGCGCCGCATCGTTAATTTGCGCCTGCGAGCTGATTCGCCGCTCCCATCTGGAAATTCTCGGCAGCGCACCCATATCCATCGGATTGTGGGTCGGCGGCGAAGTGACGCCCAACAAACAATCGGAGGGCGACCGCAGCGCGGTCAAGGCGCTGCAAAAGCTGTTGAATGGAGAGCCCGAGAATCTCTTCATTCTGCTGAACTGTCCATGGTGTGGCGCGCAAATGGGTCCGGTGAAATCCGGACGCGGCACAAAAACTCCGGGCTACAAACTCAAAGCGGCACCCCGGCGCGTTGAATTCTGTTGTGAAGACCAGAACTGCGATTTCAGCGGGAATGACGGACTCCCCGTGCATGTCATTGACGAGGCCATTTATCAACACCGGCCCACTCTGGTGATCGGCACCGTTGACAAGTTTGCGTTGCTGCCCTGGTATCCGGAAGCTCGCAGCCTGTTTGGGCTGGACACCGCAGGCGCCATCTCGCCGCCGGATTTGATCATTCAGGATGAGCTGCATCTGATTTCCGGCGCGCTTGGTTCCATGGTTGGCCATTATGAAGGCACGCTCGATGCGCTTTGCACTCGTGACGCAGACGGAAGGAAAATACCGGCCAAGATTGTTGCTTCCACGGCCACCATCTGCCGGGCGCAGGAACAAGTGCGCGCCCTCTACGCCAGAGAAGTTTCCTTGTTTCCACCACAGGCATTACGGGCCGGTGATTCATTCTTCGCCATTGAAAAAACCGAGGTGCCGGGAAGAGTGTACATCGGGGTTTTTGCCTCGGCGCTGTCATCTCATGTTACCGCGCAAATTCGGGTGATGGCGGCATTGCTGCAAGCAGTGAAATGTTGCGAGGTCAGCGATCCGGCATTACTCGATCCTTACTGGACCTTGATGGCCTACTTCAACAGCCTTCGGGAGTTGGGCCATGCTGCCACGTTGATTCGCGCGGACATTCGTGAATACCTCAACGCGGTTTGGGATCGTTTGAACATCCGCAGGCCCGAGCCCGATTCCAACGAACCGGATCGCCGCCGTTTTATCAATCGTGACCTCGAACTCACCAGCCGCATTCAAAGCGTCCGCATTAGTGAAGCTCTGCAACAGTTGTTCGAACCGCACACCGGCGAAAGCAATGAACGAGTGGTGGATGTTTGTCTTGCCACCAATATGATTCAGGTGGGGCTGGATGTACCGCGCCTTGGGCTTATGACTGTTGTTGGTCAGCCCAAAACCACTTCGGAATACATCCAGGCCACCAGCCGGGTTGGCCGCAGCGACTCCGGGCCGGGTTTGGTGGTCACCGTTTACAACGTTGCCAAACCGCGTGATCGTTCACACTACGAGCATTTTCGCTCCTATCATCAAAGCTTTTATCGCTGGGTGGAACCGACCAGCGTCACGCCGTTTGCCATACCGGTGCTCGAGCGCGCCCTGCATGCCCAGATTGTGACGCTGGCGCGATATTGGGGTGATGAGGAGGTGCGCCGGCGGCCTCAACCCGCACCGCCTGATGCGCTTTTTCAGGAAATTGAAAAGCTGATTTTGCAGAGAGTGCAGGCGGTTGACCCGGAAGAATTCGATTCCACTAAAAAGGTACTTGAGGAGGTTGTCGGCAACTGGCGGCTCATTCCACCGCCATTGTACGGGCATTTCGGCCCGCCGCTGGATCAAACGCCGCTGATGTATCCCAGCGGCTCCCAAGTACGCACGGAGTGGGACGGCCGTTCCCTGCCAACACCCAGCTCAATGCGAAACGTGGATGCCGGTTGTGAAGCAGGGGTTGTCAGGAATTACATTTACAACGAGGATTGA
- a CDS encoding ATP-binding domain-containing protein produces MNCRNTRRIGEETALLSGFESPPYRMGQVEGPAVDYHYYHSDGEQAAVLSATLRGLLRDGVIADEVVVLSRLRFENSCASQLVDESEFRLVEVGAVKPERSHISIISFATIQAFKGMESPVVVLCDVDRIEGRESQSLLYVGMSRARSLLIVLLHEQTKPFVKQAVARKLEEGWSKSP; encoded by the coding sequence TTGAATTGCCGCAATACCCGTCGCATTGGAGAGGAAACCGCCCTGCTTTCAGGTTTTGAATCCCCACCATATCGCATGGGACAAGTCGAGGGGCCGGCGGTTGACTATCATTATTACCATTCCGACGGGGAACAGGCTGCTGTTTTGAGTGCAACTCTTCGAGGACTTTTGCGGGATGGTGTAATAGCTGATGAAGTCGTGGTCCTTTCCAGATTGAGGTTCGAAAACTCCTGTGCCTCCCAGTTGGTGGATGAGTCGGAATTTCGTTTGGTGGAGGTTGGCGCTGTCAAACCAGAAAGGTCCCACATTTCAATCATTTCGTTTGCCACCATTCAGGCTTTCAAGGGCATGGAGAGCCCGGTGGTCGTTCTGTGCGATGTTGATCGCATTGAAGGCAGGGAATCACAATCACTTTTGTATGTTGGAATGTCACGCGCGCGCAGTCTCCTGATTGTTCTTTTGCATGAGCAGACGAAACCATTCGTTAAACAGGCTGTTGCACGAAAACTCGAGGAAGGTTGGAGTAAATCGCCATGA